DNA from Campylobacter sp. RM5004:
AGGAAGAAGCGATAATAATTTCTTAGTAGTTGTAAATGGTAGTGAAGAATTGTTAGGAAAAATGGTCGATGTAAAAATCACCAAAACTTCTAGGACAACCCTTTATGGCGAAATTTAAAATTAAGCTTTTGGCTTTTTTTGTATATTTAGTTTTAAATTTAATTTATTTTACTTGTAAGAAAAAATTTTATGGTGAAAAAACCTTGCCAAAAGAGCCTTGTGTAGTGCTTTTTTGGCATGGAAAACTTACTATGATGGCATTTATCTTTGCTTATATTAAAAAAAATGGCTATACAAAAACTCCTTATGTATTAATTAGCAAACATAAAGATGGAGAGCTAATTTCTAGTGTTATGGAGTTTTTTGGCATTAAATCCGTTCGTGGAAGCACTTATGATTCAGCCTTAGAAGCCTTAAGGCAAATTAAAATCTTATTAAAAGAAGGTCATGATGTATTTATAACCCCAGATGGCCCTAGAGGACCTTATCATAGTATTTCGGTAGGCTCTTATAAAATAGCTAGCAAATATAACATTCCTACCATTATTTTTGATAATGCTGCAAGTAGGGTTTATAGAGCTAAGAGTTGGGATAAAATGATATTAGCAAAGCCATTTTCAACCATAGCTTATATTATTTCAAAACCTATTAATTTAAGCGTTGAAAATCCTGAAGATGAATTAAGTAAAAATTTTGCTATATTAGAAGAAAAATTACAGCAAGAAGGATATTATGTTTAGCATTAGAAAATATCTATCAAGTGTATTTATAAATGTAGTTTTAAAAGATAAAGCCTTTGTGATTGAATCGTATTCGGTTAAGAAGGAAAAAATCATAAAAACTCAGCAAAGAACTTTCAGTGATGAAGAAAAGCAAAAAGCATTAAAACATATAAAAGATTTAATTGATAATCATTATTTTACTTATGTGTCTTTATTATTTACTAGTATTGGACAAGGAATGATTCCTACTATAAATAAAAATGAACTACAAAGATACGGAGTAGATGATAGTGCTATAACTTTAAAAACTTTTGATAATTCATTTTTATATGCTTCAAAAGTTGAGCTTGAAAATTCAAATGTAATTATTGATAATTTACATGTTGATTTAATATTTTCTCCATTTGTAATATTGAGTAAATTGATAAAAGATAAAAGAGCCGATGGTTTTGTTTATGAAGGAATAAATTTATTTGTTTTAAAATACAATGAATTTATAACTTTAATGATTTATGAAAATAATAAGTTTAAGTTTGGAAGTTATTTTGAACTTAAGATAAATAAAGAAAATGAAGAAGAAGAAAATATTGAGCTAGAAGAAGAATTAGAAATAGAAAATGATGATGATGCTTTAGAAGAGCTTGATTTTGATGAGCTTGATAATATAAAGCTTGATGATGATTTTAATTTAGATGAGAATTTGAATACGGAAGTTAATGATGAAAGTTTAAATACTTTTAGTCTTGATATGCAGATATTTGAATACATAAATAGCGCTATTAAAGAGTTTTATGACAATGAAGTTTATGAGAGCGATTTTATAAATAATATTATTATGTTTGAGCATGAGAAAAGCTCAAAAGCTATGCATTCATATATAGAAAGTGAATTATTGTTAAAACCTATTGTTTATAAGATAGATGTATTTAAAGAAATGCTTAAATTAAGTTGCTTAGATTTAGGAGTGAAAATTGACTTATAGTTTTAAAAAAGCCGAATTAAAACCTATATTAAATAAATTTAACAAATTATGTTTTTATTTTTTAATATTCATAATTGTTGTTATTTTATTTTTTGCTGTTTATATAAAAATAAAGCAAGGCTTAGCATATAATGAAGCTGAAGAAGCTAGAATTAATAGTGAAAAAACAATAGAATTAATGCTAAAGCATAAAAATGAACTAGCTTTAAATAAAGAATATATAGCTTTAGTTGATGATATAAGTGCTTCAAATATTAATCTTAAAAAAAGTATAAAAAATCTATTTGATTTAGTTCCTGATAGCATTGTTTTAAATGAAGTTTTGATGGAGCAAAAAAGTTTATTAATTAAGGGAATTACACCTACTAAAGAAATTTATAATAATCTTTTGCAAACTCCATTACAAAGTATTTTTGAAACTACAAAAACAAATTTTATTCAACTAAAATCAGGTTGGTATAATTTTGTAAGCATAAATACTATTGAAAATTCAGAGGGTTTTAATGAATAAAGATAATAGCACAAATAAAATTGATATAGTAAAATTATTATTATGGCTTAGTGTATTTTTAATAGCTATTTTTAGCCTTAGTGCTTTATTAATAATTCCTAGTGTAAATAAATTAAAAATCGCAAATGAAGTTCTAAGCTCTTCTAATTCTAAACTAAGCCAAAATAAGGGCAAATTAGATAATATAGATAGACAATTAAATGAATATTTAGCAGAAAATAAAACTAATTTAGACAAAATTCATAATGATTTTGATATTGAGAAATTTAAAAATCATTGCAAAACTTTCTTTGATGATGTAAAGCTTGATAAAAATGTAGATTTTAATGAAGAATATGTAAGTTATCAATTATTTGTAAGCACAAAGATTACAAGTCCAGCGATTTTTTATAATTTCATAGATTCATTAGAAAACTATCCTAATATTTTAAGAGTTCATTTTCCTATAATTTTAAAATCTGAAAAAGATTTGATAAAAGCTCAATTTAATTTACAAGTTTATAAAAGATAAGCCCAAATAAATGGGCTTAATATTATTTATGAAGTTCGTTAGCGTAGAATTTAACTGAATTAAAACCTTCTTTTAAAGCCCATTCATAAGCTTTGCTTACGAAATCCCAGTTAATATGCTTATAAAACTCTTCTAAATAAGCTGCTCTTGCGTTTCTGTGGTCAATATAATAAGCGTGCTCCCAAACATCAACTACTAACAATGGAACTTTATTTTCTGTAATAGGAGTTTGAGCATTGCTAGTTTTAACTAATTCTAATTTTTTAGTATCAAGATTTAGCACAAGCCAAAACCAACCACTACCAAATAAAGCAGTAGCACCTTTAACAAACTCATCTTTAAAATTACTACAGGTATTAAAGTTTTCTTCAATAGCTTTTTGTAATTCTTCGCTCATTTTGCTTTCTACTGGGCTAATGCAATCAAAATAAAAATCATGATTATATACTTGAGCAGCATTGTTAAAAATACCATCTTTAGAACTTAGAATAATTTCAACTAAATCTTTTTTCTCATAATCAGTTCCTGCGATTAGATTATTTAGATTATTTACATAAGTTTGATGGTGTTTGCCATAGTGAAAATTAAAAGTTTCTTCACTCAAAAATCCAGAAAATGCATTTGTTGCATAATTTAATGTTCTTAGTTTAAACATTTCTATCTCCTTAAATTAATTTGCATAGATAATATAACATAAAAAGATAATATTTATCCTATTTTATTTTCAAATTCCTATTTCAAATTCTTTTACTTTTTTATATTTAATAGTAAATATTAAAATTACAATCATTTTAAGCTAAAATTTATTTAGAATTTCTATAATAATCACTATCAAATTAAAATTAAAGGATACACTATGAAATTAAGTAAAATCGCATTCGCAAGTTTATTTGTTGCAAGCACAGCATTTGCTCATCAATTTTTTCCTATGAAAACAGATAATGGCTATAAAGTAGGCTTTTGGGCTGATGATCACTGGGGTCAATATCAAAGCGATAGAGTATTTGGAATTAGTGCTTATGATGCAAATGGCAAGAGATTAAAAGCTGGATATGATTATTTAAATAATAAGATTTTTATAGAAGGAAATCCATCAGTTGCTACTATGAATTATGATTTTGGTTATTATACTTTTACAAAAGATGGCAAGCATTATGCTTTTGCTAGAAATGAAATCACAGATATTACTGGAGCAAACGAAGTAACCCAAACTAGAAAAATTTATAAACTAGGTAAAAGTATTTATGAATGGAATGAAGCTTCTAGTAAAGCTCTTGGCTTAAAATTTGAAATTGTTCCTTTAGAAAATCCACTAGTAAAAAAGGTTGGAGATAAACTAAAAGTTTTAGTTTTACTTGATGGCAAACCTGTTAGTGGTGTAGAATTTGAAGATCAAAATGATGATATTGATGGTGTAGTAACTGATAAAAATGGTCAAGCTACATTAACTCTTACAAAACCACAAGATGGACTTCAAATAATTGCAGCAGGAATTAAAATACCATATAACCTTGATAGATACGGCGATACATTACAACTTACTGCAACTCTTAGCTTTAAATCTAAGTAATTTATAAAGTTAGTTAAACCTTTTGCCTTAAAATAGATTAAAAATATTTTAAGGCAAGGAATGAAACTAAAAATTTTATTAATTATTTTAATACTTTCATCTCTTTTATTTGTATATAAGGATATTATAAATAATCATAAAGAAGTTAATACTTTTGAACTATCTTATATAGATTTAGATATGATTAAGGACTTAAAGGCTTATACTTTAGTTAATTTTTGTAGCAGTAATAATTCTATATGCAATAAATTTCAACCTACTTTAAAAATTTTATTTAATGAATTAAGTGGGAATGATATTAAAATTTTTAATATTAATATCTTTGAAAATACAGAATTATTGAATAATTTTCCTATTAATTTAATACCTATTCAATTCTTTTTTACAAAAGATGGTAAAAGCTACAAGCCTAGCGAGGCTTTAGGTTTAGATTTTCAAAATACTATTATGAATGAGAAGGAATTTTACTATCACATAGGCGTTTTAAGCAAAGAAGAGATAATAAAAATCCTTAATGAAATGCAATTAAATCAACTCTAATTGATTTAATGCATTTTCTACAATATCACCTATCGGAGCATCTATACTTATATTTATAACAAGCTCTTCATCTTTAGGAAATTCTAGCGTTGCAAATTGTGAATCAATCATATTTTCTTTCATATAATGACCACTTCTTTTACTCATTCTTTGCATGATTAAATCTTTATCACCATATAAATGTATAAAAATGATTTTGCCTGATTTTCTTATTTCATCTCTATACTTTTTCTTAAGAGCTGAGCATGCAATAACACATGAGCGTTCTCTTCTTGAAATTGAGAAAAACACATCAGAAATTCTTTCAAGCCAAGGCTTTCTATCTTCATCATTTAAAGGTGTTCCGCTTTGCATTTTTTCTATATTTGCTCTTGGGTGTAAATCATCTCCATCTATAAAACTAGCTCCTAAATTATTAGCAAGCATAGCTCCTACCGTGCTTTTACCGCAGCCACAAACACCCATTACTACAATGTTATAATGTTTCATTTTAATCCTTTGTTAAAAATCTTGCTATTTTTAACTTATTTTTCTTAATATTACATAAATTTCTAAAAAGGAGAAGTTATGGAGCTTAGTGCCTCTTATTTATTATGTGTCGCTGCTATTGCAGTTGTTTTATTATTATTTATGATTATGAAGCTTAAAATTCATGCTTTTATATCATTAATAATCGTAAGTTTTTTAACTGCTCTTGCAGCTAATACTCCACTAGATAAGATTTTAGGAGTAATGTTAGGTGGTTTTGGTTCAACTTTAGCAAGTGTTGCTTTATTAGTTGGTGTTGGTGCAATGATAGGCAAAATATTAGAAGTATCAGGTGGAGCTCAAGTTTTAGCAGATACTTTGATTGAATATTTTGGCATAAATAAAGCTCCTTTTGCTTTAGGTTTAGCGTCATTAATATTTGCATTTCCTATATTTTTTGATGCTGGTCTTATTGTAATGCTACCTGTTATTTTAAGTGTTGCTCATAAGCTAAAAGGCTCAATTTTAACCTATGCACTTCCTTCTGTTGGTGCGTTTTCTGTAATGCACGTATTTTTACCACCACACCCTGGACCTGTTGCTGCGGCTGCAACTATTGATGCGAATATTGGTTGGGTATTAATATTAGGTCTTGTAATAGGTTTGCCTACATGGTATTTTAGTTCTTATTTATTTGGACTTTATTCAGGTAAGAAAATGTATTTTAAAGCACCTGACTTATTTGAAGATGAAAAAATTGAAATTAAGAAAAAGCCTAAGTTCTTAACCGTTTTAATGATTTTATTAACTCCTGTTGTTTTAATTTTCATTAGTGCAATAATCTCATCTATGCAAAAACTTGAAGTGCTTTCAAAAAGCAGCGTTTTATTTAATTCTTTAAATCTTTTAGGACAAACTCCTATTGCTTTAATGATTACATTAATAATTTGTATTATTACATTTTATAATACTTTAGGTGCAAAAAATATTGAAAAATACTGCGAAAAATCACTTCCTGCAATTTGCTCTGTTGTTTTAGTTACAGGAGCAGGTGGAATGTTTGGTGGGGTTTTAAGAGCTAGCGGTATAGGCGATGCTTTAGCTGGAACTTTAGCTAATTTAGGTGTTCCGGTAATTTTAGCAGGATTTATAATAGCTGCTGCAATTAGAATAGCTCAAGGCTCAGCAACCGTTGCACTAACAACTGCAGCAGGTTTAATGGCACCTGTAATTGCTTCTTATACAGGCTTAGAAGAATTTGATAAAGTTGCAATTGTTTTAGCTATTGCTTGCGGTAGTGTAGTTTGCTCTCACTTTAATGATTCAGGTTTTTGGCTTGTTAAAGGATTGTTTGGACTTGACGAAAAAACAACTCTTAAAACATGGACAATGCTAGAAACTTTAATCGGAGTTATAGGTTTTATCTTTATTCTAATTATTCTAGCTATTTATAAATTTATTTTCTAATTTCAAATTCCTATTTCAAATTCTTTTTGAAATAGGGATATTTTATTCTTTTTTATATTATTTCTTAAAATTTTCTTATGGGGGGGAGTAAGCCCTGTAAAATAGATAAATTTTAATTATTCTATTAATTAAATTTAAGCAAAATTATTTATAATATCTATTAACTTAAAAAATTAAGTTTTAATTAAATTTAAGGAGAAAATATGGAAAAGTTATCTCGTAGAAGCTTTTTAAAAGGTGCAGCAGGAGTAGCCGCAAGCGCTTCAAGCCTTGGTGCTGTTGATTTTGTTGGTTTTGATGCAATGCCAAAAACAGATAAAAGTTTAATAAGTGCTTCACACTTCGGAGCTTATCATCCAGTTATTAGAAGTGAAAAAGCAGAAGGTTTTGAGGCTTTTAAAGGTGATGTTAAACCTACAAGCTTAATGAATGGGGTAATTCATAGAGTATATGCTCAAGATAGAATAAA
Protein-coding regions in this window:
- a CDS encoding lysophospholipid acyltransferase family protein — protein: MAKFKIKLLAFFVYLVLNLIYFTCKKKFYGEKTLPKEPCVVLFWHGKLTMMAFIFAYIKKNGYTKTPYVLISKHKDGELISSVMEFFGIKSVRGSTYDSALEALRQIKILLKEGHDVFITPDGPRGPYHSISVGSYKIASKYNIPTIIFDNAASRVYRAKSWDKMILAKPFSTIAYIISKPINLSVENPEDELSKNFAILEEKLQQEGYYV
- a CDS encoding superoxide dismutase, yielding MFKLRTLNYATNAFSGFLSEETFNFHYGKHHQTYVNNLNNLIAGTDYEKKDLVEIILSSKDGIFNNAAQVYNHDFYFDCISPVESKMSEELQKAIEENFNTCSNFKDEFVKGATALFGSGWFWLVLNLDTKKLELVKTSNAQTPITENKVPLLVVDVWEHAYYIDHRNARAAYLEEFYKHINWDFVSKAYEWALKEGFNSVKFYANELHK
- a CDS encoding DUF4198 domain-containing protein, which codes for MKLSKIAFASLFVASTAFAHQFFPMKTDNGYKVGFWADDHWGQYQSDRVFGISAYDANGKRLKAGYDYLNNKIFIEGNPSVATMNYDFGYYTFTKDGKHYAFARNEITDITGANEVTQTRKIYKLGKSIYEWNEASSKALGLKFEIVPLENPLVKKVGDKLKVLVLLDGKPVSGVEFEDQNDDIDGVVTDKNGQATLTLTKPQDGLQIIAAGIKIPYNLDRYGDTLQLTATLSFKSK
- a CDS encoding thioredoxin domain-containing protein — its product is MKLKILLIILILSSLLFVYKDIINNHKEVNTFELSYIDLDMIKDLKAYTLVNFCSSNNSICNKFQPTLKILFNELSGNDIKIFNINIFENTELLNNFPINLIPIQFFFTKDGKSYKPSEALGLDFQNTIMNEKEFYYHIGVLSKEEIIKILNEMQLNQL
- a CDS encoding gluconokinase gives rise to the protein MKHYNIVVMGVCGCGKSTVGAMLANNLGASFIDGDDLHPRANIEKMQSGTPLNDEDRKPWLERISDVFFSISRRERSCVIACSALKKKYRDEIRKSGKIIFIHLYGDKDLIMQRMSKRSGHYMKENMIDSQFATLEFPKDEELVINISIDAPIGDIVENALNQLELI
- a CDS encoding GntP family permease — its product is MELSASYLLCVAAIAVVLLLFMIMKLKIHAFISLIIVSFLTALAANTPLDKILGVMLGGFGSTLASVALLVGVGAMIGKILEVSGGAQVLADTLIEYFGINKAPFALGLASLIFAFPIFFDAGLIVMLPVILSVAHKLKGSILTYALPSVGAFSVMHVFLPPHPGPVAAAATIDANIGWVLILGLVIGLPTWYFSSYLFGLYSGKKMYFKAPDLFEDEKIEIKKKPKFLTVLMILLTPVVLIFISAIISSMQKLEVLSKSSVLFNSLNLLGQTPIALMITLIICIITFYNTLGAKNIEKYCEKSLPAICSVVLVTGAGGMFGGVLRASGIGDALAGTLANLGVPVILAGFIIAAAIRIAQGSATVALTTAAGLMAPVIASYTGLEEFDKVAIVLAIACGSVVCSHFNDSGFWLVKGLFGLDEKTTLKTWTMLETLIGVIGFIFILIILAIYKFIF